Proteins encoded by one window of Candidatus Nitrosocosmicus hydrocola:
- the dps gene encoding DNA protection during starvation protein: protein MTENNEYVPNVVALEVLEKNGVNVERLKELVTKGVGAEFTTYYYYTILRMHCTGLDGEGIKEIVEDARIEDRNHFEAMVPRLYELGGSLPRDIRDFATQAGCPDAYLPENWKDLTSIIKVLLEAEQCAIRSWGEVCDMTAGKDPRTYDIAQRIMQEEIEHEAWFIELLSKRPSGHFRRNFPGQSPYSSGAGNLSHL from the coding sequence ATGACCGAGAATAATGAATATGTTCCGAATGTAGTTGCTTTAGAGGTATTAGAAAAAAATGGAGTTAATGTTGAGAGATTAAAGGAATTAGTTACAAAGGGAGTGGGTGCAGAATTTACGACTTACTATTATTATACTATATTAAGGATGCATTGTACGGGCCTAGATGGAGAGGGAATAAAAGAAATAGTTGAAGATGCAAGAATTGAAGATAGAAATCATTTTGAAGCAATGGTACCCAGACTTTATGAACTAGGAGGTAGTTTACCTCGTGATATTCGAGACTTTGCAACGCAAGCTGGGTGTCCGGATGCTTATTTGCCAGAGAATTGGAAAGATCTGACTTCTATCATAAAGGTTTTGTTGGAGGCAGAACAATGCGCAATCCGTTCATGGGGAGAAGTTTGTGACATGACAGCTGGAAAGGATCCCAGAACATATGATATTGCCCAAAGAATAATGCAAGAGGAAATCGAACATGAAGCCTGGTTCATAGAGCTGCTTTCCAAGAGACCCTCTGGACATTTTAGGCGAAACTTCCCCGGCCAATCACCATATTCCTCTGGTGCAGGAAATTTGAGCCATCTTTAA